The window GTTCTGGCCCATGAAACAGCAACGAAACCAGTCCCTGCAAGGACTGTCAGGGCGAGTGAAGCCAGGGGAAGGGCCGCATGTCGCATACCTGCCAGGGGAACGGCGAGGAGGAACAGCAGCACCGAGAAGACCAGATAGGCCTCTCTCTCGCCTTTCGTGGCAAAGCAATCCAGTTCGACGCCTGCACAGGCGAGGACAGGGAGCATGACGGTGACGGCCCAGAGAGGGGAGGAGAGGCCGGCCGCAACTGCAACAAGGCACCCGGTACAGAGGTGCAGGAACCACCGTCCCTCCGCAGTCCGGGTCAGGGCCACCACACCGATGTACGCGGCGGCCGCCGCAAGTCCCGGGAGGTACTCCCCGCCGGCGATCGCGGCCAGAACCCCGGCAAGCACGACGGCTCCCTGCCAGATCCTCAGGTCCATTCAGATCACCTCCACCTGAAGAGTGCGGCCTGCCCCGACCTCCCTTTCCACATGCCCCTGCTCCTCTGCCGGCACCCTGAGTCTGACGCCGAGTCCTTGATGGAGCGCTTCCATGACGACCTGGGAGAGGTGGCTGCAGTCACCGCGGCCGGTCGCATAGATGACGACCGCCGCGGCCCTGGACGAACGCATCGCCCCGGCAACCGCCAGCCTGAAGGGGAGAGGACCTTTTTCACCCCCGAAAGTCGGAATGAGAGAGATGAGGCGCCCCCTGAATGCCCCCTCTCCACCGGCAGGGGGGGCGCGGACCCGTGCCCGCACACTTGCCGGGTCCAGGTAGCGGTAGAGATGGCCGGCCCGTTCAATCGGTCGGATCGCAGCAAGGGCGGCAATAAATTCTTTTTGTTCCGGGGAACCCCGTACGTACGTGACAATCTCTCCTCCAGAGATAAGAAGGAGCGGGCAGGCGTCGAAGTGCGTACAGATCCCTTCGGCTTCCCCGCTGGCGGCGATCGAGAACCGGGCAAAGTCCTCCGCCCGGGGGGAGTCATGGAGATCGGGAAGGTCGATGATGACCAGAGGCGCACCGCCGCTGAGGCCCTCGGGCTCGCGGATATAGAGAGACCCAAACTTTGCCGAGAGTTTCCAGTCGATACGAGCCAGGTCTTCGCCAGGGATGTATTCGTGAAACCCCCGGATATCCTCGCCAGCAAGGAGGGACTGCCCTCCCCCTTCGCCCAGACCCTCGCCGATACCCCGGCCGTACCCCTGTTCCCGGATAGATTCGGGGACAACACGGAGGAAAGGCAAACAGAGATCAGAGCGGCTCACCCTGACCGTTCCCGAGAAGAAAAGGTCACGAACGAAAAGGGCAACACCTCCGAAGGAAGTTTCGCCGGCGGCCATAGGCCTGAGGACGTACCTGATAGAAATATGGCCAGACTTCCGTTCTTCGGCGACCTGAACTCCATCGAGGATCGCAACAGCCGGCAAAATGTCCTCCGCACTGACAGAAAGAGGAAAGGAAGCGTCGTAGGTAACGAGTGTCCTCACTGGCAGGCGGCCCCCCTGCCGTATAATTCTCTTCCCTGCCGTCCGTTCAACAACCACCGAACTCACAAGGGCCGTGACGGCACGGCAAAAAAGGGCGGCCCTGAAGAGTATGAAGAGAGCGATCACACCGGAAACAGCAACCCCGGCAATATCGTCAAAGAGCGCTGCATAGACGCCAAGGGTCAGGGCAAGCACTCCCAGGCCCTGCACCGCGGGACCGGCCCTCACAGCTCAGGACACCTCGACGATCTGGAGAATCTCGCGCACAACCTCCCCTGTCGTCACATCGCCGATGAGGGCCTCGCGTTCGAGGATGAGGCGGTGACCGAGAACAGCGGGCGTGACCGCCTTGACGTCGTCAGGAATAACATAGGTCCTCCCCTGCAGGGCGGCATGGGCCTTCGCACCCCGCAACAGGGCAAGGGAACCGCGGGCGCTCGCGCCAAGCCTGATATCTCCGTGGGTTCTCGTTGCAGCCACAATATCGGCAATGTAGCGGAGGATTGCCTCGCTGGCGTGGACCTGCCTGACAGCACCGATCATCCCGGCTATCTCTTCTGGAGTCATGAGAGGGGTGAGGGAGGCTTCGTAGTCTGTCCAGCGGAGGCGCCCGGCCTGGTCGCGCCGCAGGATCTCGAGTTCATCGTCGGATTCAAGATAGGAGAGAGGGAGGCTGAACATAAACCGGTCGCGCTGTGCTTCCACAAGAGAGAACGTCCCCTCAAATTCGTAGGGGTTCTGCGTCGCCAGCACGATATACGGCTTCGGGAGAGGGTAGGTCTC is drawn from Methanofollis sp. and contains these coding sequences:
- a CDS encoding DUF58 domain-containing protein, which translates into the protein MLALTLGVYAALFDDIAGVAVSGVIALFILFRAALFCRAVTALVSSVVVERTAGKRIIRQGGRLPVRTLVTYDASFPLSVSAEDILPAVAILDGVQVAEERKSGHISIRYVLRPMAAGETSFGGVALFVRDLFFSGTVRVSRSDLCLPFLRVVPESIREQGYGRGIGEGLGEGGGQSLLAGEDIRGFHEYIPGEDLARIDWKLSAKFGSLYIREPEGLSGGAPLVIIDLPDLHDSPRAEDFARFSIAASGEAEGICTHFDACPLLLISGGEIVTYVRGSPEQKEFIAALAAIRPIERAGHLYRYLDPASVRARVRAPPAGGEGAFRGRLISLIPTFGGEKGPLPFRLAVAGAMRSSRAAAVVIYATGRGDCSHLSQVVMEALHQGLGVRLRVPAEEQGHVEREVGAGRTLQVEVI
- a CDS encoding MoxR family ATPase; translated protein: MEREVDGMDVTEESVNEIAGTYAEILRTVQRYVVGNEPLIRMTFIGILTEGAVLLEGVPGTAKTTIAKIMAHLLSSSFKRVQGAVDVQPADILGVRIFSPETGKFVLQKGPVFSNFLLVDEINRLTPKTQSALLEAMSEHQVTIDGETYPLPKPYIVLATQNPYEFEGTFSLVEAQRDRFMFSLPLSYLESDDELEILRRDQAGRLRWTDYEASLTPLMTPEEIAGMIGAVRQVHASEAILRYIADIVAATRTHGDIRLGASARGSLALLRGAKAHAALQGRTYVIPDDVKAVTPAVLGHRLILEREALIGDVTTGEVVREILQIVEVS